A portion of the Thunnus maccoyii chromosome 20, fThuMac1.1, whole genome shotgun sequence genome contains these proteins:
- the LOC121886494 gene encoding CDP-diacylglycerol--glycerol-3-phosphate 3-phosphatidyltransferase, mitochondrial: MAAPVSWRRLVYSVYTPAIAGVFTRISDRLFRARDRRGGSSVLLLAPLLAEADPAPRRVSRPAGSAGAQGTDGLCTHFRWMAEHVPAFRVPGTHIHILTSPDQFYQTMKARIKTAKRRVVLASLYLGTGQLEQDLVDCMEEALQLSQENSHAPNLKVSVLLDYTRGSRGQVNSRTMLLPLLQRFSSQMRVSLYHTPDLRGLLRLLVPQRFNETIGVQHIKVYLFDDSIIISGANLSDSYFTNRQDRYVLLENCREVADFFSELVEAVGDVSLQLQPDDSVSMLEGMVHPYKGDRQDFSAVARKRIMEVVNTAHVRQQLLNRSEDSEDEGMSEGEEDTWVFPLVQMKPLGIQVDEQVTQRLLTDAEPDSTVFLTSGYFNLTRAYMRLVLGAGPSYRILTASPEVNGFFGAKGVAGAIPAAYIHIARQFYNQVCQLGQQERVHLHEYHRQQWTFHAKGLWYYLQGQDRPCLTLIGSPNFGYRSVHRDLEAQIAIVTENEELQSQLQEEQEMLYRRSTEVSSSTFERPDRHVKLWVKLVTPLIKNFF; this comes from the exons ATGGCGGCCCCAGTGTCCTGGAGGAGGCTGGTGTACTCCGTGTACACACCGGCCATTGCCGGGGTTTTCACCCGAATATCTGACCGACTCTTCCGTGCCCGGGACAGGAGAGGCGG GTCCTCCGTGCTGCTGCTGGCTCCCTTACTGGCCGAAGCCGACCCGGCCCCCCGACGCGTCTCCAGGCCCGCCGGGTCAGCCGGAGCTCAGGGCACAGACGGCCTCTGCACCCACTTCCGATGGATGGCGGAACACGTACCCGCTTTCCGGGTGCCGGGCACCCACATCCACATTCTCACCTCACCGGACCAGTTCTACCAGACCATGAAG GCACGTATCAAGACGGCGAAGAGGCGAGTGGTGTTGGCCTCGCTGTATCTGGGAACAGGTCAACTGGAGCAGGACCTG GTGGACTGTATGGAAGAAGCTCTACAACTCTCACAGGAAAACAGTCACGCTCCCAATCTAAAAGTCTCCGTTTTGCTGGACTACACACGCGGCTCACGAG GGCAGGTTAACTCGAGGACCATGCTGCTGCCACTGTTGCAGCGCTTCTCCTCACAGATGCGGGTGTCTTTGTACCACACTCCGGACCTGAGGGGGCTGCTGAGGCTGCTGGTCCCTCAGCGCTTCAACGAGACTATCGGAGTCCAGCATATCAAAGTTTACCTCTTTGACGACAGCATTATCATCAGCGG GGCCAACCTGAGCGACTCGTACTTCACCAACAGACAGGACCGCTACGTGCTGCTGGAGAACTGCAGGGAGGTCGCCGACTTCTTCTCCGAGCTGGTGGAGGCTGTGGGAGACGTTTCCCTGCAGCTTCAGCCCGATGACTCAGTCAGCATGCTGGAGGGCATGGTACACCCATACAAAG GCGACCGGCAGGACTTCTCGGCCGTGGCCAGGAAGCGGATCATGGAGGTCGTGAACACAGCCCACGTGCGGCAGCAGCTGCTGAACCGGTCCGAGGACTCGGAGGACGAGGGGATGAGCGAGGGGGAGGAGGACACCTGGGTGTTCCCGCTGGTCCAGATGAAGCCTCTGGGAATCCAGGTGGACGAGCAGGTCACACAG CGCCTGCTGACAGACGCGGAGCCGGACTCCACTGTGTTTCTAACGTCGGGTTACTTCAACCTGACCCGGGCGTACATGCGGCTGGTGCTCGGGGCCGGACCCAGCTACCGCATCCTCACAGCCTCCCCGGAGGTCAACGGGTTCTTCGGAGCCAAGGGTGTCGCCGGGGCGATCCCCGCGGCTTACATCCACATCGCCAGACAGTTCTACAACCAAGTGTGCCAGCTGGGTCAGCAGGAGAGAGTTCACCTGCACGAGTACCACAGACAGCAGTGGACCTTCCACGCCAAAG GTCTGTGGTATTACCTCCAGGGGCAGGATCGGCCTTGCCTCACTCTAATTGGCTCCCCTAATTTTGGTTACCGCTCGGTTCACCGTGACCTGGAGGCCCAAATCGCCATAGTAACGGAGAATGAGGAGTTGCAGAGCCAGCTGCAGGAG GAGCAGGAGATGTTGTACCGGCGCTCCACAGAGGTGTCCAGCTCCACGTTTGAGCGGCCGGACCGCCACGTCAAGCTGTGGGTGAAGCTGGTCACTCCTCTCATCAAGAATTTCTTCTGA
- the socs3b gene encoding suppressor of cytokine signaling 3b — protein MVASGGRNPLAMSSGIPPEGRVQGSNFTPHHYKPFSSHAHYQQVMRALRKLQESGFYWGAVGGREASSLLRSEPPGTFLIRDSSDHHHFFTLSVQTVRGPKNLRIHSEGGGFFLQPDSQSTQEPPQFDCVLKLIAHYMGKGPDAARNREGACGGNSEEMKAPSVYLIHTGGERIPLELRRPLSSSLSSLQHMCRRTLNNRGFGGSERAEQLPHTLRDFLEEYDAPI, from the exons ATGGTAGCCTCCGGTGGACGCAACCCCCTCGCCATGAGCAGCGGGATCCCTCCAGAGGGCAGGGTTCAGGGGTCGAACTTTACCCCGCATCACTACAAGCCCTTCAGCTCGCATGCACACTACCAGCAG GTGATGCGTGCACTGCGTAAGCTCCAGGAGAGTGGGTTTTACTGGGGGGCTGTTGGGGGACGGGAGGCCAGCTCCTTGCTACGCTCTGAACCCCCGGGCACTTTTCTGATCCGGGATTCCTCCGACCACCACCACTTCTTCACCCTCTCTGTCCAGACGGTCCGTGGGCCCAAGAACCTGCGCATCCACAGCGAGGGAGGCGGCTTCTTCTTACAGCCGGACTCCCAAAGCACCCAAGAACCCCCGCAGTTCGACTGTGTGCTGAAACTCATTGCGCACTACATGGGGAAAGGGCCTGATGCTGCGAGGAACAGAGAAGGAGCGTGTGGCGGGAACTCAGAAGAAATGAAAGCGCCCAGTGTGTATCTGATCCACACCGGCGGAGAGAGGATTCCCTTGGAGTTGCGCCGACCCCTCTCAAGTTCTCTCTCGTCCCTGCAGCACATGTGCAGGAGAACCCTGAATAACAGAGGCTTTGGGGGGTCGGAGCGAGCCGAGCAGCTCCCGCACACACTTAGAGACTTCCTTGAGGAGTATGATGCCCCCATATGA